In Zingiber officinale cultivar Zhangliang chromosome 1A, Zo_v1.1, whole genome shotgun sequence, a genomic segment contains:
- the LOC122010030 gene encoding protein EGG APPARATUS-1-like yields MGSSESTQSQKEEQKKEEQKETGVSVSRDGRFVLETLEDNGSKLATAAAVVAAGLALWGLWSLCRRDNDAPNQTMMRAPGRRGEYIIRDLFESDPKAYFAALRKDG; encoded by the coding sequence ATGGGCAGCTCGGAAAGCACACAGAGCCAGAAGGAGGAGCAGAAgaaggaggagcagaaggagacCGGTGTAAGTGTTAGCCGCGATGGTCGATTCGTCTTGGAGACGCTAGAAGACAATGGATCCAAGTTGGCAACGGCTGCTGCAGTCGTAGCTGCTGGGCTGGCTCTCTGGGGTCTGTGGAGTCTGTGCCGCCGCGACAACGACGCCCCAAACCAGACAATGATGAGAGCTCCCGGGCGCAGGGGCGAGTACATTATCAGAGACCTCTTTGAGAGCGATCCCAAAGCTTACTTTGCTGCTCTCAGGAAAGATGGTTAA